One segment of Microcoleus sp. AS-A8 DNA contains the following:
- a CDS encoding FAD-binding oxidoreductase has product MSRVAIIGCGIVGAAIAYELSLIRGLEITVLERQYPARESTGAALGVLMGVISKKKGRAWQLRQTSMQRYETLIPELEALTGRPISFNRRGIVKLCFAGDDLASRQELVQTRQSQGWQLEIWDAQELQSHCPQLHPDNIVGAIYSPQDRQVDPTLLTQALVTAAQSNGVTFEFGVAVEDVQSQVLDNSATRECTQLHSKVGKIDVDFVVVAAGLGSTPITLALEQTIDIRPVLGQALHLRVEHPLGHPDFQPVITGNDVHIVPIGEQEYWVGATVEFPDATGNVVAQPTLLEQVRQEAMAFCPALAQATILRTWSGHRPRPEGRPAPIIGQLPGYNNVLLATGHYRNGVLLAPATALAIRDLIVSVIS; this is encoded by the coding sequence ATGAGCCGAGTTGCCATCATTGGGTGTGGTATTGTTGGGGCAGCTATCGCCTACGAACTGAGTCTCATTCGTGGCTTAGAAATCACGGTTCTGGAACGGCAATACCCGGCACGAGAGTCTACAGGTGCCGCCTTGGGCGTCCTGATGGGTGTGATTAGTAAAAAAAAAGGCAGGGCGTGGCAGTTGCGGCAAACGAGTATGCAGCGCTACGAAACCTTGATTCCTGAATTAGAGGCACTCACTGGGCGTCCGATTTCCTTTAATCGGCGTGGCATCGTCAAACTCTGCTTTGCCGGAGATGACTTGGCCTCTAGGCAGGAGTTAGTCCAAACTCGCCAGTCCCAAGGTTGGCAACTAGAAATCTGGGATGCACAAGAATTACAATCCCATTGCCCTCAATTGCATCCTGATAATATCGTCGGTGCCATCTATTCTCCCCAAGACCGACAAGTTGACCCAACCCTTCTCACCCAAGCATTGGTAACGGCAGCACAGAGCAACGGCGTTACCTTTGAGTTTGGTGTGGCAGTCGAAGACGTGCAGTCTCAGGTGCTAGATAACAGTGCGACGCGAGAATGTACCCAGCTTCACTCTAAGGTCGGAAAAATTGATGTAGATTTTGTCGTGGTGGCGGCTGGATTGGGTTCAACCCCAATCACCCTGGCATTAGAGCAAACGATTGATATCCGACCGGTTTTAGGTCAAGCCTTGCATCTGCGGGTTGAGCATCCCTTGGGGCATCCGGATTTCCAACCCGTGATTACGGGGAATGATGTCCATATCGTACCAATCGGTGAACAGGAATACTGGGTCGGGGCGACGGTTGAGTTTCCGGATGCTACTGGAAATGTGGTGGCACAACCGACCTTGCTGGAGCAAGTGAGGCAGGAAGCCATGGCTTTTTGTCCGGCTTTAGCCCAAGCCACGATTCTTCGCACTTGGTCAGGCCATCGTCCTCGTCCCGAAGGGCGTCCTGCTCCCATCATTGGTCAACTGCCCGGTTACAACAATGTTCTATTAGCGACAGGTCATTATCGGAACGGGGTTCTCCTCGCACCTGCCACGGCACTAGCGATTCGTGATTTAATCGTGTCAGTGATTTCTTAG
- the psbQ gene encoding photosystem II protein PsbQ: protein MLKKSYRSLLAVMLTLVMTFLVSCSSPTATKPPTYTPDKIAQIQKYASTVTALRETMPNLATSIQNRDWTEVGSFIHGPFGELRQKMSYITRELLPQEQKAAKEAAQDLFTRLENIDLATEKGNYQKAVDNYRLAIKDFDAFLQLIPE from the coding sequence ATGCTTAAGAAAAGTTACCGATCACTTCTGGCTGTCATGCTGACCCTGGTGATGACGTTTTTAGTTAGCTGTAGTAGCCCTACAGCCACAAAGCCACCTACCTACACGCCTGACAAGATTGCCCAGATTCAGAAATATGCTTCTACCGTAACGGCTCTGCGCGAGACAATGCCCAACTTGGCAACCAGCATTCAAAACCGCGACTGGACAGAGGTCGGTTCATTTATTCACGGCCCCTTCGGCGAACTGCGGCAGAAAATGAGCTATATCACTCGCGAACTCCTGCCCCAAGAGCAAAAGGCAGCGAAAGAGGCGGCACAAGACTTGTTTACTCGTTTGGAGAATATTGACCTTGCCACTGAAAAAGGCAACTATCAGAAAGCCGTAGACAATTACCGACTCGCCATCAAAGACTTTGATGCGTTCTTACAACTAATTCCTGAATAA
- a CDS encoding Calvin cycle protein CP12, whose translation MSNNIEEKIQQEREAARAACDVNGADSGACAAAWDVVEELQAEAAHQRQKAPKKNAFEQYCDANPDADECRVYED comes from the coding sequence ATGAGCAACAACATTGAAGAAAAAATCCAACAAGAGCGCGAAGCAGCTAGAGCTGCTTGTGATGTAAACGGTGCAGATTCCGGAGCCTGTGCAGCAGCGTGGGATGTAGTAGAAGAACTACAAGCTGAAGCCGCGCACCAACGCCAAAAAGCTCCCAAGAAAAACGCTTTTGAGCAATATTGCGACGCTAACCCTGACGCCGATGAATGTCGGGTGTACGAAGACTAA
- a CDS encoding metallophosphoesterase — MGLNFRFAVVSDPHIGLPHTIWDHPNRFHLVEVSIPALELIMEHLKQQNIDFLLLPGDLTQHGERDNHAWLQKRLSQLPFPVYVVPGNHDVPNLLPNEHSIGLKDFPYYYHQLGYDNPDQLYYTTEILPGVQLIGLNSNQFDASGKQLGCLDEQQLVWLEQVLRESEDKLVLVMVHHNVVEHLPYQSRHPMGRRYMLDNAPALLKILKQAGVNLVFTGHLHVQDVAYHEGVYDITTGSLVSYPHPYRIFEFRTDEQGQQWLQIESHRVTSVPGWENLPQKSRELMGDRSHPFMLKLLTTEPLNLPLADAEKLVPSLRYFWANIAAGDSLFDFPEFFPEARRYFEAFSAISSDGEPALIDNHTTLLLK, encoded by the coding sequence ATGGGTCTAAATTTTCGCTTTGCGGTAGTGAGCGACCCGCACATCGGGCTACCTCATACCATTTGGGATCATCCCAATCGGTTCCATTTAGTGGAAGTTAGTATTCCAGCCCTAGAGCTGATTATGGAACACTTGAAGCAGCAAAATATTGATTTTCTGCTACTACCTGGAGACTTAACTCAGCATGGTGAAAGAGATAATCATGCCTGGTTGCAAAAGCGGTTGAGCCAGTTGCCTTTTCCGGTGTACGTGGTGCCAGGGAATCATGATGTTCCAAATCTACTGCCGAATGAACACTCGATTGGATTAAAAGACTTTCCCTACTATTACCATCAATTGGGCTATGACAATCCAGACCAGTTGTACTACACCACTGAAATCCTACCGGGAGTCCAGTTAATTGGGTTGAATTCCAATCAATTTGATGCGTCGGGTAAACAATTGGGGTGTCTCGATGAACAGCAATTAGTCTGGCTTGAGCAAGTACTGCGAGAGAGCGAGGATAAGTTGGTACTGGTCATGGTGCATCACAATGTTGTAGAGCATCTACCTTATCAATCTCGCCATCCCATGGGACGGCGATATATGTTGGACAATGCTCCGGCGCTGCTGAAAATCCTCAAGCAGGCTGGGGTAAATTTGGTGTTTACGGGTCACTTACACGTTCAGGATGTCGCCTACCATGAGGGCGTCTACGACATCACAACTGGTTCTCTCGTGAGCTATCCTCACCCTTATCGGATATTTGAGTTCAGAACGGACGAGCAAGGACAACAATGGTTACAGATTGAGTCTCATCGAGTGACGTCAGTGCCCGGTTGGGAGAATTTGCCCCAGAAATCACGAGAATTAATGGGCGATCGCTCCCATCCGTTCATGCTGAAACTTCTCACCACGGAGCCGTTAAACTTACCCCTAGCAGACGCTGAAAAACTTGTCCCTAGTCTGCGCTACTTCTGGGCTAACATTGCTGCCGGTGACTCCCTATTTGATTTCCCAGAGTTCTTCCCAGAAGCTCGCCGCTACTTCGAGGCATTTAGCGCGATCAGCAGCGACGGTGAACCGGCTCTGATCGACAACCATACGACGCTGTTATTGAAATGA
- a CDS encoding DUF3177 family protein, with amino-acid sequence MQDELLRSLVWTDYRLAVLITVIIPLILLIWAFVQKVDSMVRLLIIYWRVASLLAITVYLFIAGLPLGFVSGWFGRILIPIALWFWVDVNEDIEDQPQRPLKLALTSWRWAITAYCILGALASIPFLSCAFLAGSVKTPFCQVWLGPPLLFKQYFHNDSRPGFLGFLGMTGLIVYVLYLSYFVLIRLGKQGRSAMEQ; translated from the coding sequence ATGCAAGACGAACTTCTTCGATCCCTAGTTTGGACAGACTACCGATTAGCAGTTTTGATTACGGTGATCATCCCGTTGATTCTGCTTATTTGGGCTTTTGTTCAGAAAGTGGATTCGATGGTACGCCTATTGATCATCTACTGGCGTGTTGCCAGTCTCTTGGCGATTACTGTTTACCTATTTATTGCCGGTTTGCCGCTTGGTTTTGTTTCGGGTTGGTTCGGTCGTATCCTAATTCCCATTGCCCTGTGGTTTTGGGTGGATGTGAACGAAGATATTGAGGATCAACCGCAGCGTCCTTTAAAGTTGGCACTGACATCATGGCGCTGGGCTATTACTGCATATTGTATCTTGGGCGCTTTAGCAAGTATTCCCTTTCTTAGCTGTGCCTTTTTGGCAGGGTCAGTCAAGACGCCTTTTTGTCAAGTTTGGTTAGGGCCACCCTTGTTATTCAAACAGTATTTCCATAACGATTCCAGACCGGGATTTCTCGGTTTTCTGGGAATGACAGGATTAATCGTCTACGTCCTTTACTTAAGCTATTTCGTCCTGATTCGGCTGGGCAAGCAAGGGCGTTCAGCAATGGAACAATAA
- a CDS encoding FIST C-terminal domain-containing protein: MANPIQWANALSTCPSLEAAIAEVVDRVQKSLTATPDLGLVFISSAYASEYSRLMPLLREQLSVPVIIGCGGSGIIGMNSQGETQEIEGEPALSLSLAHLPDVQVQAFHIPGDGLPDLDSPPNTWVDLIGVAPQEEPHFILLADPFSAINDLLQGLDFAYPGSSKVGGMTSAGAMGVQSALFCNYKLYREGTVGVALSGNIVLETIVAQGCRPIGQTYQVTACERNIVLELATQDNVEKTSSEIESRRPLEVLRDLLQSLSEEDRQLAQHSLFVGVARDEFKQQLGHGDFLIRNLLGVDPRVGAIAIGDRVRPGQRIQFHLRDARTSEEDLELLLHRYQKDTSVTSEAAGALMFSCLGRGKGLYGKPDFDSQLFGRYLSNIQLSGFFCNGEIGPVGGSTFLHGYTSVFGICRSKR, translated from the coding sequence ATGGCTAATCCAATTCAGTGGGCAAATGCCTTATCTACCTGTCCATCTTTGGAAGCAGCAATCGCGGAAGTGGTAGACCGCGTCCAAAAGTCGTTGACCGCCACACCTGATTTAGGGTTGGTGTTTATCTCGTCTGCCTATGCCAGCGAGTATTCTCGACTGATGCCCTTACTGCGAGAGCAGTTGTCGGTGCCAGTGATCATTGGCTGTGGGGGTAGCGGCATTATCGGTATGAACTCCCAAGGTGAAACCCAAGAAATCGAGGGAGAACCGGCTCTGAGTCTCAGCTTGGCTCACCTGCCTGATGTTCAGGTTCAAGCTTTTCACATCCCTGGAGATGGCTTACCCGACCTAGATAGTCCCCCCAATACCTGGGTGGATTTGATTGGTGTTGCACCCCAGGAAGAACCTCACTTTATTTTGTTAGCAGACCCCTTTTCCGCCATCAATGATTTGCTGCAAGGGCTGGATTTTGCCTATCCAGGGTCAAGCAAGGTAGGAGGAATGACCAGTGCTGGCGCGATGGGTGTGCAAAGTGCCCTATTTTGTAACTATAAACTCTACCGCGAGGGCACCGTTGGAGTCGCTTTGAGCGGCAATATTGTTTTAGAAACAATTGTGGCTCAAGGTTGTCGTCCGATTGGTCAAACGTATCAGGTGACGGCCTGTGAGCGGAATATTGTGTTGGAATTAGCCACACAGGATAACGTCGAGAAGACCAGCAGCGAGATTGAGTCCCGTCGCCCATTGGAAGTTCTGCGAGATTTACTGCAAAGCCTCAGTGAGGAAGACCGACAACTGGCACAGCATTCTCTGTTTGTCGGTGTTGCCCGCGATGAATTTAAGCAACAACTGGGTCACGGAGACTTTCTGATTCGCAACTTGTTGGGCGTCGATCCCAGAGTGGGGGCGATCGCAATTGGCGATCGCGTTCGACCCGGTCAGCGTATCCAGTTCCACCTGCGGGATGCCCGTACCTCCGAGGAAGACTTAGAACTGCTCCTCCATCGCTATCAAAAGGATACCTCTGTTACTTCAGAGGCGGCTGGTGCTTTAATGTTTTCTTGCCTAGGTCGGGGAAAAGGACTCTACGGAAAGCCTGATTTTGATTCCCAACTGTTTGGTCGCTACTTGAGTAACATTCAACTCAGTGGCTTCTTCTGTAACGGTGAAATTGGCCCCGTGGGTGGTAGCACGTTTCTGCATGGCTACACCTCAGTTTTTGGGATTTGCCGTTCAAAACGTTGA
- the trmB gene encoding tRNA (guanosine(46)-N7)-methyltransferase TrmB — protein MPKVRVRQHVNPLSKKYQTPVQPPIWDRVYAQSAQPLHLDIGCARGEFLLSMATLQPHWNFLGLEIREPLVEQANAKVSELGLRNLYYLFANVNNSLKPLLESFEAGTLRRVTLQFPDPWFKKRQAKRRVVQPELVDTLSTYLMDGGEVFLQSDVEAVAVEMCDRFEAHPAFQKQGAELWLASNPLPVATEREISTLSRGEPVYRALFVRCQP, from the coding sequence TTGCCAAAAGTCCGAGTTCGTCAACACGTCAATCCATTGAGTAAGAAATACCAAACGCCGGTGCAACCCCCGATTTGGGATCGTGTTTATGCTCAATCGGCTCAACCCTTACATCTGGATATTGGCTGTGCCAGAGGGGAATTTTTGTTGAGTATGGCAACACTACAACCCCATTGGAATTTTTTGGGATTAGAAATTCGGGAGCCATTAGTAGAACAGGCTAATGCTAAAGTTTCAGAGTTGGGGTTGAGAAATCTCTACTATTTGTTTGCCAACGTCAATAATTCCTTAAAACCCCTGTTGGAGTCTTTTGAAGCGGGGACATTGCGGCGTGTTACACTCCAATTTCCTGACCCTTGGTTTAAGAAACGACAAGCCAAACGACGTGTAGTGCAGCCCGAATTAGTCGATACTCTATCGACTTATTTGATGGATGGAGGAGAGGTTTTTCTGCAATCGGATGTGGAGGCAGTAGCGGTGGAAATGTGCGATCGCTTTGAGGCTCATCCAGCTTTCCAAAAACAGGGTGCTGAGCTTTGGCTAGCTAGTAATCCTCTGCCAGTTGCAACTGAGCGAGAAATCTCTACTCTCTCACGAGGTGAGCCGGTTTATCGTGCTTTGTTTGTTCGTTGTCAGCCTTGA